The following are encoded together in the Bradysia coprophila strain Holo2 unplaced genomic scaffold, BU_Bcop_v1 contig_87, whole genome shotgun sequence genome:
- the LOC119084625 gene encoding lysosomal acid glucosylceramidase-like, producing the protein MTTFVFVLCSVLLISINTQHSVEAANPCQSRRFQHDSVVCVCTESYCDTLDPITPTKCGILHVYESDRAGKRLERRDVQFGNDLTGVSFRNVTINRNLKYQEIIGFGGSWSDAAAIGLNRLSSNLRTKVLHSYFSDEGIEYSTARVVISGCDFSNRPYTYDDVADDWELNNWALVEEDLQMKFPQMKEALQHADKSIKFIGSSWSPPAWMKTNGKLNNGGQLISEAGSYQWKQYAKYLLKFFESYKANGLPFWGMTIQNEPMTGWDASFPWNTCGFNAEMERDFAKLDLGPIFEAAGFPPESFHILALDHNRPLAKDWADVVFNDTVASRYLAGLALHWYFYGTAGPYSVYDDIHDKFADKILLATEACNRNDDDNDPIGLGLWVLAEDYAHDILLNLLHRVQGWIDWNLVLDMEGGPNWVGNTHSAPIIVNPEAGEFYKNTQYYSMAHFSKFLPPGTVRIGGMVEEEGKLELGVFERPDGGTVVIVINTYDQEQYFNLNDPDVGDVRVKVEPHSFNSMVYYGEECVSGSAKVFHPIMIMILILPALLSLV; encoded by the exons ATGACCACTTTTGTGTTTGTACTATGCTCTGTGCTATTAATATCAATAAATACGCAACATTCGGTTGAAGCAGCCAATCCTTGTCAATCGCGACGTTTTCAGCATGACTCCGTCGTATGCGTTTGCACTGAGAGCTACTGTGACACTCTAGATCCTATAACTCCAACCAAATGTGGAATTCTTCATGTGTACGAAAGTGATCGAGCTGGTAAACGTTTAGAGAGAAGAGACGTACAGTTTGGCAACGATTTGACTGGAGTTTCGTTTCGCAATGTAACAATCAACCGAAATCTGAAGTATCAAGAAATCATAGGATTTGGTGGTTCTTGGAGCGATGCTGCCGCCATCGgattgaatcgtctttcatcGAATCTTAGAACCAAAGTGCTACACTCTTATTTCTCAGATGAAGGCATCGAATATTCGACTGCCAGAGTTGTCATCTCTGGTTGTGATTTCTCTAATAGACCATATACGTACGATGACGTTGCTGACGACTGGGAGTTGAATAACTGGGCTCTTGTTGAGGAGGATTTGCAAATGAAG TTTCCTCAAATGAAGGAAGCATTGCAGCACGCAGACAAATCGATTAAGTTTATTGGCTCGTCATGGAGTCCCCCAGCATGGATGAAAACAAATGGAAAACTTAACAATGGAGGACAGCTCATTTCTGAAGCAGGTTCATACCAATGGAAACAATACGCCAAATATCTCCTAAA ATTCTTTGAATCGTACAAAGCCAATGGACTTCCTTTCTGGGGCATGACAATTCAGAATGAACCAATGACTGGATGGGATGCATCCTTTCCATGGAACACTTGTGGATTTAACGCTGAGATGGAACGCGACTTTGCTAAACTCGATCTGGGACCCATTTTCGAAGCCGCTGGATTTCCGCCCGAATCTTTTCACATTCTGGCACTTGACCACAATCGCCCTCTGGCCAAAGACTGGGCTGACGTCGTCTTTAATGACACAGTCGCTTCACGCTATTTGGCTGGTCTTGCTTTGCATTGGTATTTTTACGGTACTGCTGGTCCATATTCAGTCTATGACGACATTCACGACAAGTTTGCCGATAAAATTCTTCTCGCTACCGAAGCATGCAATCGAAATGATGATGACAATGATCCCATCGGATTAGGTCTATGGGTACTAGCTGAAGACTATGCTCATGATATTCTACTGAATTTACTACATCGAGTTCAAGGATGGATTGACTGGAATCTGGTTTTAGATATGGAGGGTGGACCGAATTGGGTGGGAAATACGCATTCGGCGCCAATCATTGTCAATCCAGAGGCTGgagaattttacaaaaacactCAGTACTACAGCATGGctcatttttcgaaatttcttcCACCTGGTACAGTTCGCATTGGTGGAATGGTAGAGGAGGAAGGTAAACTGGAACTGGGAGTCTTTGAAAGACCTGACGGTGGAACAGTTGTTATTGTAATTAATACATACGATCAGGAGCAGTACTTCAATTTGAATGATCCTGATGTGGGTGATGTACGAGTGAAAGTTGAACCACATTCATTCAACTCAATGGTATATTATGGCGAGGAGTGTGTTAGTGGTAGTGCAAAGGTGTTTCAtccgataatgataatgattttAATATTGCCAGCGCTGCTTTCGTTAGTCTAA